One Perognathus longimembris pacificus isolate PPM17 chromosome 2, ASM2315922v1, whole genome shotgun sequence DNA segment encodes these proteins:
- the LOC125345723 gene encoding eukaryotic translation initiation factor 1-like has product MSALQSLHSFHLFADASKGDDLLPAGTEDYIHIRIKQRNGRKTLTTVQGIADEYDKKLVKAFKKKFACNGAVIEHPEYGEVVQLQGDQRKNICQFLVENGLAKEDQLKVHGF; this is encoded by the coding sequence ATGTCCGCTCTCCAGAGCCTCCACTCTTTCCACCTCTTTGCTGATGCAAGTAAGGGTGATgacctgcttcctgctggcactgAGGATTATATCCATATAAGAATTAAACAGAGAAATGGCAGGAAGACCCTTACTACTGTCCAAGGGATTGCTGATGAATACGATAAAAAACTAGTGAAGGCGTTTAAGAAGAAATTTGCCTGCAATGGTGCTGTAATTGAGCATCCAGAATATGGAGAAGTAGTTCAGCTACAGGGTGACCAGCGCAAGAACATATGCCAGTTCCTGGTAGAGAATGGACTGGCTAAGGAAGATCAGCTGAAGGTTCATGGGTTttaa
- the LOC125345724 gene encoding LOW QUALITY PROTEIN: uncharacterized protein LOC125345724 (The sequence of the model RefSeq protein was modified relative to this genomic sequence to represent the inferred CDS: substituted 1 base at 1 genomic stop codon) → SVLLAPRGPMSTKTTWVQGATGTKPYKWTTRRIVDLGAGQVTHSFLVIPDCPYPLLGHDLLTKMKAQIQFTGSGTSVTNSREKPVSTLITSKLEEEYRLYQHLKPESPENEWLRAFPQAWAETGGMGLAKHRPPIFVELKAGADPVRVCQYPMSLEAKKGITPHIRKLLDLGVLKPTQSAWNTPLLPIKKSNSNDYRPVQDLREVNKRVMDIHPTVPNPYTLLSSLSLSHVWYTVLDLKDAFFSLPLASQSKSYFAFTWHDPEIGISGQLTWTRLPQGFKNSPTIFDEALHEDLSEYRSQNTEISLLQYVDDLLIAAPDKDSCLKGTARLLKTLGNLGYRASTKKAQICKPEVTYLGFILKEGKRWLSDARKETVLKIPVPKSARQVREFLGTAGFCRLWIPGFAEMAKPLYEATKNLPEFHWTEQMQKAFEAIKKSLLEAPAXGLPDVNKPFTLFVAEKKGIAKGVLTQPIGPWRRLVAYLSKKLDPVAAGWPPCLRIIAAVALLVKDADKLTLGQNLTVATPHALEGVLKQPPDRWMSNARMVHYQTLLLNPACISFCVPTALNPATLLPDPDLEAPLHDCEQILAQTHSLRPDLLDLPLSHAEHTWFTDGSSFIREGKRYAGAAVTTDTEILWAEALPQGTSAQRAELVALTKALQMGKGMRLNIYTDSRYAFATVHIHGAIYQEKGLLTAEGKAIRNRQEILSLIRALWEPAKIAIMHCLSHQKGVDSVTRGNNLADQAAKEAALQPRAEVLTLTWRNDDWWKTGEGKLILPQRLGKGILKRIHRASHMGTRRMQDLLRHSKVKIRQGDQLIEDIVKNCKACQLTNAPNQQVTKGARLRGDRPGVYWEVDFTEIKPGKFGYKYLLVFVDTFSGWVEAYPTKHETANIVAKKILEEILPRYGFPSTIGSDNGLAFVSKVSQGIATALGTDWKLHCAYRPQSSGQVERMNRTLKETFTKLALETGADWVSLLPFALLRVRNSSYQLGFTPFEIMYGYPPPIIPSLQTELLVDLDDTEFLCKLDYLQLVHKKMWPQLKALYDSASVPTPHLFRPGDWVFVRRHNPKSLEPRWKGSYVVLQTTPTALKVDGVTTWVHCSHTRPAEPFALDDDYCSGWEVSKHPNQPLRLCLK, encoded by the exons tcagtattactagccccgagagggccgatgtccactaaaacaacatgggtccaaggtgcaacgggcactaaaccctataaatggactactcgaagaatagtggacttgggagcgggccaggtaacccactcgtttttagtcatccctgactgcccctatccattgcttggacatgatctcttaacgaaaatgaaagctcagatacagttcacaggcagtgggacttctgtgacgaactcaagagaaaagcctgttagtacactaataactagcaagttagaagaagagtataggctataccagcatctcaagcccgagtctccggaaaatgagtggctacgggcctttccccaagcatgggcagaaactgggggaatgggactggcaaaacatcgtcctccaatctttgtggaacttaaagccggagctgacccagtaagagtttgccagtaccctatgtcactagaagcaaagaaggggatcactcctcacatcagaaaattgttagatttaggagttctgaagcccacccagtcagcctggaatactccattgttgcctataaaaaagtctaattccaatgattatagaccagtgcaagacttgagagaagttaacaagagagtaatggacattcatccaacagtcccaaacccatataccctgctgagctccctgtcactgagccatgtgtggtatactgtgttggatctaaaggatgctttctttagcctgcccttagcctcacagagcaaaagctactttgcatttacttggcacgatcctgaaatcgggataagcggtcaattgacctggaccaggctgccccaaggattcaagaattcgcctacaatctttgatgaggcgttacatgaagacctaagtgagtaccgctcccaaaatactgaaataagtctattgcaatatgtagatgatttgttaatagctgctccagacaaggatagttgtctaaagggaacagctaggctcttaaagactcttggcaatttgggctatagggcctccactaaaaaggcacaaatttgtaaacctgaagtcacctatctgggcttcatattaaaagagggcaagcgttggctgtcagatgcacgtaaagaaacggtgctaaaaattcctgtgcctaagtcagcgagacaagtcagagagttcctgggaaccgcgggtttttgccggctgtggatacctgggttcgctgagatggccaagcctttatatgaagccaccaaaaacctcccagaatttcattggactgagcagatgcaaaaagcctttgaggcaatcaagaaaagccttctagaagccccagcctaaggcctacctgacgtgaataaaccattcacattgtttgtggccgaaaagaaaggaatagcaaaaggggtgctcacccagccaattgggccctggagacgactggtcgcctatttgtcaaagaaattggatcctgtcgccgctgggtggcctccgtgcttaagaataatagctgcagtagccctcttggtaaaagatgcagataagttgactctgggacagaatctgactgtggccactccacatgctctagagggggtgctaaaacaaccacctgaccgatggatgagcaatgcccgcatggtccattaccaaacgttgttacttaacccggcatgtatcagcttctgtgtaccaacagcattaaacccagcaactctgctgccggatccggatctggaagcgcccctgcatgattgtgagcagatcctggcccaaacacatagcctccggccagacttgctggatttaccgctatcacatgccgagcacacctggttcaccgatggcagcagcttcattcgagagggaaaaaggtatgcgggtgcggcggttactacggacactgagatattgtgggcagaggcactccctcaggggacttctgcacaaagagcagaactagtggcactaacaaaagctttacagatgggaaaaggaatgagactaaatatctatacggacagccggtacgcttttgccactgtacacatccatggagccatttaccaagaaaaggggctactgacagctgaaggaaaggccattagaaacagacaggagattttaagcctcatccgggccctatgggaaccagcaaagattgccattatgcattgcctgagtcatcaaaagggagttgattcggtgactagagggaataatctggccgaccaggcagctaaggaagcagccctccagcccagagcagaagtattgactcta acttgga gaaacgatgactggtggaaaactggtgaagggaaacttatcttgccacaaaggctgggtaaggggatccttaaaagaatccaccgagcttctcacatgggaacccgaagaatgcaggacttgctccgacattccaaagtaaaaattagacaaggagatcaacttattgaagatattgttaaaaattgcaaggcctgtcagcttaccaatgcccccaatcaacaagttactaaaggagctcgcctccgtggggataggccaggcgtgtattgggaagtagatttcacagaaatcaaacctggaaaatttggatacaaatatttgctagtttttgtagacaccttttcaggatgggtggaagcctatccaacaaagcatgagactgcgaatatagtggctaagaagatcctggaagaaatcctacccaggtatggcttcccatctaccattgggtcggacaacggactggctttcgtctcaaaagtaagtcagggaatagccactgcactggggacggattggaaattgcattgtgcttatagaccccagagttcaggacaggtagagagaatgaatcggactctaaaagaaaccttcactaaattggccttagagactggcgcagactgggtgtcactccttccttttgctctacttagggtaagaaattcttcctatcaacttggctttactccttttgaaataatgtacgggtaccctccgcccattatccctagccttcagactgaattgcttgttgatttggatgatactgaatttttgtgtaaacttgattatttgcagctcgtgcacaagaaaatgtggccccaacttaaggcattatatgattctgcttctgtccctaccccccatttattcaggccaggagattgggtgttcgtccggaggcataaccccaaatccttagaaccacgatggaagggatcCTACGTGGTGCTAcagactactcccaccgcccttaaggtagatggcgtcaccacttgggtccattgctcccacaccaggccagctgaaccttttgccctggacgacgactactgtagtggatgggaggtctccaagcacccaaatcagccgcttcgcctttgcctcaag